A section of the Schistosoma haematobium chromosome ZW, whole genome shotgun sequence genome encodes:
- the EIF4A3 gene encoding Eukaryotic initiation factor 4A-III, variant 2 (EggNog:ENOG41KOG0328~COG:A), protein MSSLSDYLSIRCVSCCGGRNNTMQMARELDKGVHVVVGTPGRILELLRQGNIRLNKLRSLVLDEADEMLNRGLHDQLEEIYRRLPSHTNSNNKKSLSCQIVIISATMLKEHLELFQNFTSNPVCVLVPRDELSLSDLQQFYIDVGSEEWKFEALNDLFSSVCVSQTVVFVNTRRKVEWLASQLKREGFTVAAAHGDLDQSQRESVMKQFRSGECRILISSDMWARGIDVQTVGLVVNFDLPMNTSEYLHRIGRSGRFGRTGLAVSFIANAEERKQLLEICNYYQIAIPPAPARLDKMLVINNSVHSSPKIANSPCKSDTSNGQPVKHHQLAKHLKRKKKQHKRKKKLENCKIK, encoded by the exons ATGTCATCATTGTCTGATTACTTGTCTATCAGATGTGTCTCCTGTTGTGGTGGGCGAAACAATACTATGCAAATGGCTCGCGAACTTGATAAGGGAGTGCATGTTGTCGTTGGTACTCCAGGTCGAATATTGG AGCTTCTTCGACAAGGTAACATACGTTTAAATAAACTACGTTCTTTGGTTTTGGATGAAGCTGATGAAATGTTAAATAGAGGATTACACGATCAGTTAGAGGAGATATATCGCCGCCTCCCATCTCATACTAATTCGAATAACAAAAAGTCTCTCAGTTGTCAAATTGTTATCATCTCAGCTACAATGCTTAAAGAGCATTTAGAATTGTTTCAAAATTTCACATCTAATCCTGTTTGTGTTCTTGTACCGAg AGACGAACTTAGTCTTTCTGATCTTCAACAATTCTACATCGATGTTGGCTCAGAGGAATGGAAATTCGAAGcgttaaatgatttattttccaGTGTTTGTGTTTCACAAACTGTTGTCTTTGTTAATACTCGACGAAAAGTTGAGTGGCTTGCAAGTCAGTTGAAACGAGAAGGTTTTACAGTGGCTGCTGCTCACGGTGATCTTGATCAAAGCCAAAGAGAGTCAGTTATGAAACAATTTCGTTCTGGCGAATG TCGTATTTTAATCAGTAGTGATATGTGGGCTAGAGGTATTGATGTTCAGACAGTGGGATTAGTTGTGAATTTTGATTTGCCAATGAATACCAGTGAATACTTACATCGTATAGGTCGTTCTGGGCGTTTTGGACGTACTGGTTTGGCTGTTAGTTTTATTGCCAATGCTGAGGAACGTAAACAGCTTTTAGAAATTTGCAATTATTATCAAATTGCTATTCCACCAGCACCAGCTCGTTTGGATAAAATGTTAGTCATTAATAATTCTGTACACAGTTCACCCAAAATAGCAAATTCACCATGTAAATCTGATACAAGCAACGGCCAACCTGTAAAACACCATCAACTTGCGAAACATTTAAAACGtaagaaaaaacaacacaagaggaaaaaaaaacttgaaaattgcaaaataaaataa
- the EIF4A3 gene encoding Eukaryotic initiation factor 4A-III (EggNog:ENOG41KOG0328~COG:A): MDTLSESDFNLSESLKSYPTFASMGLKENLLKGIYAYGFEKPSLIQQKTIKQITLGRDLIAQAQSGTGKTATFSIGTLQNVLPEICQIQVLVLAPTRELAFQIHHVMSSLSDYLSIRCVSCCGGRNNTMQMARELDKGVHVVVGTPGRILELLRQGNIRLNKLRSLVLDEADEMLNRGLHDQLEEIYRRLPSHTNSNNKKSLSCQIVIISATMLKEHLELFQNFTSNPVCVLVPRDELSLSDLQQFYIDVGSEEWKFEALNDLFSSVCVSQTVVFVNTRRKVEWLASQLKREGFTVAAAHGDLDQSQRESVMKQFRSGECRILISSDMWARGIDVQTVGLVVNFDLPMNTSEYLHRIGRSGRFGRTGLAVSFIANAEERKQLLEICNYYQIAIPPAPARLDKMLVINNSVHSSPKIANSPCKSDTSNGQPVKHHQLAKHLKRCIVRQ, from the exons ATGGATACGTTATCCGAAAGTGACTTCAATTTATCCGAATCACTGAAATCTTATCCAACGTTTGCTTCTATGGGGTTAAAAGAAAACCTTTTAAAGGGGATTTATGCCTACG GATTTGAAAAACCCTCCCTTATTCAACAGAAAACTATCAAACAAATAACTTTAGGGAGAGATTTGATTGCACA AGCTCAAAGTGGGACTGGAAAAACTGCAACATTTAGCATAGGAACTTTGCAAAACGTTCTCCCCGAGATCTGTCAAATTCAAGTGCTAGTCTTGGCACCCACACGCGAATTGGCTTTCCAAATACATCAT GTTATGTCATCATTGTCTGATTACTTGTCTATCAGATGTGTCTCCTGTTGTGGTGGGCGAAACAATACTATGCAAATGGCTCGCGAACTTGATAAGGGAGTGCATGTTGTCGTTGGTACTCCAGGTCGAATATTGG AGCTTCTTCGACAAGGTAACATACGTTTAAATAAACTACGTTCTTTGGTTTTGGATGAAGCTGATGAAATGTTAAATAGAGGATTACACGATCAGTTAGAGGAGATATATCGCCGCCTCCCATCTCATACTAATTCGAATAACAAAAAGTCTCTCAGTTGTCAAATTGTTATCATCTCAGCTACAATGCTTAAAGAGCATTTAGAATTGTTTCAAAATTTCACATCTAATCCTGTTTGTGTTCTTGTACCGAg AGACGAACTTAGTCTTTCTGATCTTCAACAATTCTACATCGATGTTGGCTCAGAGGAATGGAAATTCGAAGcgttaaatgatttattttccaGTGTTTGTGTTTCACAAACTGTTGTCTTTGTTAATACTCGACGAAAAGTTGAGTGGCTTGCAAGTCAGTTGAAACGAGAAGGTTTTACAGTGGCTGCTGCTCACGGTGATCTTGATCAAAGCCAAAGAGAGTCAGTTATGAAACAATTTCGTTCTGGCGAATG TCGTATTTTAATCAGTAGTGATATGTGGGCTAGAGGTATTGATGTTCAGACAGTGGGATTAGTTGTGAATTTTGATTTGCCAATGAATACCAGTGAATACTTACATCGTATAGGTCGTTCTGGGCGTTTTGGACGTACTGGTTTGGCTGTTAGTTTTATTGCCAATGCTGAGGAACGTAAACAGCTTTTAGAAATTTGCAATTATTATCAAATTGCTATTCCACCAGCACCAGCTCGTTTGGATAAAATGTTAGTCATTAATAATTCTGTACACAGTTCACCCAAAATAGCAAATTCACCATGTAAATCTGATACAAGCAACGGCCAACCTGTAAAACACCATCAACTTGCGAAACATTTAAAAC GCTGCATTGTGCGACAATAA